One Massilia sp. 9096 genomic window carries:
- a CDS encoding Rhs element Vgr protein — protein MDKDIKAWAPAYRDGQRYGSHRSRALTRSEITMATLLFGQSIDYGRVRIHARRYIPFQPKNCCMTPNGSMYFHHSCFLPDYTRGDPPVVHWFLHEIVHVWQHQLGYAVRLRGAVRIGLSYDYELAPGKTLADFNMEAQGDLLADYFVLKHLNSSRSMRQRRYAHSLHLYEEVLADFLGDPASVENLPRDYGRWPLLLKL, from the coding sequence ATGGACAAGGACATCAAAGCATGGGCGCCGGCATATCGTGATGGCCAGCGTTACGGATCACATCGTTCGCGCGCGCTGACGCGCAGCGAAATCACGATGGCAACGCTGCTGTTCGGCCAATCCATCGACTACGGGCGGGTCCGCATCCATGCGCGCCGCTACATCCCATTTCAACCGAAGAACTGCTGCATGACGCCGAACGGCAGCATGTACTTTCACCATTCATGTTTTCTCCCGGATTACACGCGCGGCGATCCGCCGGTCGTGCATTGGTTCCTGCATGAGATAGTGCATGTGTGGCAGCATCAACTGGGGTATGCGGTACGCCTGCGCGGAGCGGTGCGGATCGGGCTGTCCTACGACTACGAGCTGGCGCCGGGCAAGACGCTGGCAGACTTCAACATGGAAGCGCAGGGCGATCTGCTGGCCGATTACTTTGTGCTCAAGCACCTGAATTCGTCGCGATCCATGCGCCAGCGGCGTTACGCGCACAGCCTGCATCTATATGAAGAGGTGCTGGCGGACTTTCTTGGCGATCCGGCCAGCGTGGAGAATCTGCCGCGCGATTACGGGCGCTGGCCACTGCTTCTCAAACTGTAG
- a CDS encoding PEP-CTERM sorting domain-containing protein (PEP-CTERM proteins occur, often in large numbers, in the proteomes of bacteria that also encode an exosortase, a predicted intramembrane cysteine proteinase. The presence of a PEP-CTERM domain at a protein's C-terminus predicts cleavage within the sorting domain, followed by covalent anchoring to some some component of the (usually Gram-negative) cell surface. Many PEP-CTERM proteins exhibit an unusual sequence composition that includes large numbers of potential glycosylation sites. Expression of one such protein has been shown restore the ability of a bacterium to form floc, a type of biofilm.) — MHISSRLLKTSAAVLGALALAAQAAPVSATTILFIGNSYTYGEPAGAAPIVQNYQPGTVNDLNHSGIGGVPALFKAMTVEAGLHYDVSLETVPGVGVDYHYNNKLNTVLGSYDKVLLQSYSTLDASKPGDPSTLIKYSGLLAQAFHDINPNVDVMLTSTWSRADLTYKTNSPWLGKPIEQMALDVRNGYNAADAASNLINGVIPVGQAWNRAIDGGLADANPYDGIGAGQIDLWAPENYHASPYGYYLEALTIFGSVTGLDPALLGAGDSVARDLGIDSSTAAALQGYASAQLASEQVPEPNMALMFLTVGGLMVVARRRKQSQR; from the coding sequence ATGCATATTTCTTCCCGCCTGCTCAAGACGAGCGCCGCGGTCCTTGGCGCGCTCGCGCTGGCAGCGCAAGCGGCCCCCGTTTCAGCCACCACCATTCTGTTCATCGGCAACAGTTATACCTACGGTGAACCGGCAGGCGCCGCACCCATCGTCCAGAATTACCAGCCGGGCACGGTCAATGACTTGAACCACTCGGGCATCGGTGGCGTGCCAGCCTTGTTCAAGGCCATGACGGTGGAGGCGGGACTGCATTACGACGTCAGCCTGGAAACGGTGCCCGGCGTCGGTGTCGATTATCACTACAACAACAAGCTCAACACTGTTCTCGGCTCCTACGACAAGGTGCTGCTGCAGAGCTACAGCACGCTGGACGCGTCCAAGCCGGGCGATCCGTCGACGCTCATCAAGTATTCCGGATTGCTCGCGCAAGCCTTCCACGACATCAACCCGAACGTCGACGTCATGCTGACCTCGACCTGGTCGCGCGCCGACCTGACCTATAAAACCAACAGCCCGTGGCTCGGCAAGCCGATCGAACAGATGGCATTGGACGTGCGCAACGGCTACAACGCCGCCGACGCCGCCTCCAATCTCATCAACGGCGTGATTCCGGTAGGCCAGGCCTGGAACCGCGCAATCGACGGCGGCCTGGCCGACGCCAACCCATATGACGGCATCGGTGCCGGCCAGATCGACCTGTGGGCGCCGGAAAACTACCACGCCAGCCCGTACGGCTATTATCTGGAAGCGTTGACGATCTTCGGCAGCGTCACCGGACTCGATCCTGCTTTGCTGGGCGCCGGCGACAGCGTCGCACGCGATCTCGGCATCGACAGCTCGACCGCGGCGGCGCTGCAGGGCTACGCATCGGCACAGCTGGCTTCGGAACAGGTTCCCGAGCCGAACATGGCCTTGATGTTCCTGACGGTGGGCGGGCTGATGGTCGTGGCGCGCCGGCGCAAGCAGTCGCAGCGTTGA
- the eda gene encoding bifunctional 4-hydroxy-2-oxoglutarate aldolase/2-dehydro-3-deoxy-phosphogluconate aldolase has product MNLLDIMRSASVIPVIAIDEPEHAVPLAKALVAGGIRVLEVTLRTRHGLQAIRDMAQVEGAIVGVGTLTQPEEFAQARDAGAVFGVSPGLTAALIQAAKSSGLPLLPGCMTPSEVMVAREAGFKQLKLFPAVPAGGVGMLKAIAGPLPDVTFCPTGGISIETAPQFLALKNVACVGGSWLTPADAMKNGDWDLITELARSAAALRKPA; this is encoded by the coding sequence ATGAACCTGCTTGACATCATGCGCTCCGCGAGCGTGATCCCGGTCATCGCGATCGACGAACCGGAGCACGCCGTTCCCCTGGCCAAGGCCCTGGTCGCCGGCGGCATCCGCGTGCTCGAGGTGACCCTGCGCACCAGGCACGGCCTGCAGGCGATCCGCGACATGGCGCAAGTCGAAGGCGCGATCGTCGGCGTCGGCACGCTGACCCAGCCGGAAGAATTCGCCCAGGCGCGCGACGCCGGCGCGGTGTTCGGCGTGTCGCCGGGATTGACCGCCGCGCTGATCCAGGCGGCCAAGTCGAGTGGCTTGCCGCTGCTGCCGGGCTGCATGACCCCGTCCGAAGTGATGGTCGCGCGCGAAGCCGGCTTCAAGCAGCTGAAACTGTTCCCGGCGGTGCCGGCGGGTGGCGTCGGCATGCTCAAGGCGATCGCCGGCCCGCTGCCGGACGTGACCTTCTGCCCGACCGGCGGCATCTCGATCGAGACCGCGCCGCAATTCCTGGCGCTGAAGAACGTGGCTTGCGTGGGCGGCTCCTGGCTGACCCCGGCGGACGCCATGAAGAATGGCGACTGGGACCTGATCACCGAGCTGGCCAGGTCGGCGGCTGCGCTGCGCAAGCCGGCCTGA